ATAACTGAGTCCTCGGGTAGTTCTGAGGTCTGTACCCCGCAGGCGCCAAGACCCAGGGTGCCTGCTATCACAAGCGGTAGCTTCGATGTTTTCATTAGCTTCTCCCATGCCACTAGCGCCCGATCGCGACGAGTGATTGCTCGTTCAACTCTATCAGCATTATTGAATATATTTACTAAAAGTCAACATCACATACGATTTGGCTTGAAAAATTCTAAGTATGGAGGCATCTGCGAGCCTGAAGTAAACAAATATATAACTTAAAGCAGGAGAGGAAAACTATGAAAATCGTTAATCGTGCTATGTTGGCCGGAGTCAGTAGCGTTGCGCTTTGTGCCGCGCCTTCTGCGGCCTTTGCGCAGGATGCAGATAATGAAGAGACTTTTGACGACAACCTTATTGTTGTCACCGCTTCAAAGCGTCAGGCAACGTTACAGGAAACGCCGATCGCTGTATCTGTAACGACTGCGGCACAAATTGAGGATGCGCAGGTGCGCGATTTGATCGATCTGCAAACGCTGACGCCCTCGCTTCGAGTGAGCCAAACCAGTCTTTCATCTGTCACCAACTTCATTATCCGTGGCTTTGGTAATGGAGGGGCTAATCCGGGCATAGAGCCGTCCGTTGGCGTTTTCATCGACGGCGTGTATCGCTCACGCGCGGCGGCACAAATCTCCGATTTGCCAGATCTCGAACGTGTCGAAGTCCTGAGTGGCCCGCAATCGACGCTGTTTGGCAAAAATGCTTCTGCCGGAATCATCAGCATTGTCACCCAGGAACCGCAGTTCGAGTTCGGCGGCGTCGCTGAACTCTCTTACGGCAACTATGATGCCGTGGCGGCCAAGGCCAGTATCACCGGTCCGTTGAGTGATACGCTGGCCTTTAGTCTTGGCGGTAGTTACAACCGGCGCGATGGCTACATTGAAGACATTATTATCAATCAGGATATTAACAATCGCAATCGTTGGGGCGTGCGCGGGCAGCTATTATTTCAGCCAAACCCTGATGTCAGTTTCCGCCTGATCGCTGATTACGACAAGATTGACGAAGTATGTTGCGGAGCGACCAATGTGGTCGATGGCCCAACCGGTGCAATTGTGCGCGCAGTCGGAGGTCAGTTCATACCTAATGACGGATTGTCACTCCAAAGTACGGTGAACTTCGCACCCACCAACAAGATCGAGAATTACGGTGTGTCGCTTCAGACAGACTGGTCAGCAGGCGCGATTGATATGACCGGGATTGGCGCTTACCGACGCTCGGATAGTTTTGTGAATCAGGATAGCGATTTCACAAGTCTCAATTCAATTGGCACCAATATCAATACGGTCGATATCCAGACCTATACAGGCGAATTGCGCGCAGCTTCTGATTTTGATGGTCCGCTCAACTTCCTCGTGGGCGGCTTCCTGTTTCACGAAACGATTGATCAAGGCGCCGAGTTTGGAAACGGTGAAGGCTTTGTTCTGTTTGCCAACGCAGCCACAGGCGGTGCCTATAGTGCTCTAGAACCAACATTGCGCGCGCTCATACCCGACATTCCGGAAGGCAGCTTTGGCGGTGTTGGACAAGGCCGTATGCTCGATTATGATTACGAGAACACCTCATTTTCTATCTTCGGTCAACTGGACTTTGAAATTACCGACGGACTAACCCTCACGGTCGGCGCTAACTATACTGAAGATAAAAAACAGGTGGTTTCGAACAATATCAGTACCGATGTTTTCTCCGGTATCGATCTTGTCCAGGCCGGGTTCAACGCGGCAATCGCACAGGGTGCTACCCCTGCACAGGCCAGTGTGCTGGCTTCGGATCTTGACACCAACCCCTTCCTTGCACTTCGGGGGTTACAGTTCAATCCACCTTATCTCAATTTTCCGAATGCGGTTGAAGACGGCCGCACTGACGATAAGGATCTGTCTTATACATTCCGTCTCGCCTATAATGCATCAGATAATCTGAGCCTATATGCGACTTATGCAACCGGGTTTAAGGCATCGTCTTTCAATCTGTCCAACGACAGCCGCCCGTTTGCAGCGGACTTCGTACCAGGCTCTCCCTTCCAGTCTCCGCCGCCCGCTGCATCACCGATTCGGGATGCAGGGCTTGCCGTACCAAATCTCAGAACGGGATCGCGCTTTGCGGGACCAGAAGAGTCGGAACTTTATGAAATTGGTATCAAGGGGCGCTGGGATGGCTTCTCTTTCAACCTCGCCCTGTTCGACCAGACGCTTGAAGGGTTCCAGGCCAATGTCTTTACGGGCACTGGCTTCATTCTAGGTAATGCTGACGAACAATCCGTACGCGGGTTTGAGCTCGACGCAAGTATTTCGCCAATTCCGGAACTGACTTTCACAGCTGGCGTGACTTATCTCGACTCTGTTTTCGACAGCTTCCCGGACGGGAATGCGCTTTCGCCAAACTTTACTGTCATACCCGCCGATCTTAGCGGAGAGCGCCCGGCAGGCGTACCGGAATGGTCGGTAGTGGTTGGCGGCACCTATACGGTTGTTATCGGCGACAGTACGTCTTTGCGATTCCACACTGATTATCAGATGGAGAGCAATGTCGCGCTTGTGAATGGCTTGTCCAACTTCAAACGTGCCGTAGAAAACTTGAATGCATCAGTCACTCTGGGCCTTTCAAACGGTCTTGAACTGTCACTGTGGGGGCGGAACCTTACTGATGCGGCGTATCTCAACGCGGTCTCACCTGCTGTCGGTCAGCCAGGTTCACTTGTAGGTTTCCGCAATCAGCCGCGAACCTACGGCGGTCTGGTACGTTTCCGGTTCTAAAGGCTCTCCGTCGAGACGCAGGGCAATGCAGTCATTGTCCTGCGTCTTTTTTGGTGGCTGACGCGCCAAGCACATAGGAGGGTGACTTTACCTTCAAATGTCTTCCAAACATGTCACCGCGCAAGCCATTAACACTGCCAAGTATCATCGAGACGGTGATATCCTCAATCATCTGCCGGTCCATCCCGCTGCGCACAAGAAACTCACCCGCCGCGGCGGGTAGCCCGAAGGAAATCTCCGTTGCAGCAACTGCCACATCACGTGGGATGTCAAATAATTCAGCGGTTACCTCAGCGAAATATTCGACAGATGGTTCGCGATTATAATGGGTCGGGTTTTGGGCTTTGGCGATATTGGGATAGGCTTGAAGCCGATCAATAATGAGGCCGCGCTCTTCAATGTAAAGGAGATATGCGCGCGTTACCTTGCGGACCAAATCCTCATAGGTGCCAGCGCTTTCTGCCGCCTCTAGCTGTTTTGTGCGCAAGTGCCGATATTCGCGATCCAGCAGCGCTTTCAGCAGCACAATAAGACTGCCAAAGTAGCGATACATCAGAGTTTTACTGACGCCCGCTTTCTCTCCGATGGCTTCCAGGGAAAGGTCGGCTGTACCCTGTTCAACAATCAGAGCAGCGGTGCTGTCGAGGATCATCGCCATACGCTTTTCGCGACCGAACCGGCGAGCTACCACTACTGTTTTTTCGGTACCTATGGTTCTTCCAATCGTTGCGAGTTCTAGATTGCACCAGTCTCATTGGCGGGAATCGCTGCCCTTATCAAGCCCATAGCAAGACATTAAAGTGCCAAAGCTTTGATGATACATACGCAAATGATCTAATTTTCTAAACGGTTGTAGTGCACTAAAAGGAGGACATTTGGTCTTTGGGATCTCAATTTTCGTTACCGCGTAGATAAAACTCGAAGCGGCTTAACCAACTGCTTTACCATAGCTTTCCTGCACACCAAATCCGATCAACATTGATCAGATTAAATCCCATGCGTTTCACTTCAACAGCCACGCGTTTTCCGATCAGTTTTCTAACATTGCCGCTTATATCAAGCATCTACCGGCCACCGCCGTCCACTTCCAATGCATGGCCCAATGGCGCCCGGCGCAATATGCCGGTTTCTCTATGTATCATTTCTTTTGGCATTTCCGGTTTCCGCGGAAGTCGTCTGCGGCATGCCCCGGCTTTCGACTTCATACCCGATCCTTGATGATCGGGGAGCTAGTAAACCGAGCACGCCGATCCCTAAGACCTTTAGGCTGGAGAGCCCAGGACATACGTCGCAGGCTCCCCGACCGTGAGATCAATAAGTGCGACGCTATTAATGGCAAAAAGATCTCGAGCCGTACCCGGTCGTGCCGCTTCTGCATCATGCTTCTGTATCATATAGTTGCTCCCACATCTGGCAGAACGACATCCCAAATACAGCCTGTGGCGCGGTTCGAATTCCCTGTAGATGGGTGCGCATTTCCCTGTTATCTCTCGAGTGCGGTGTTACAGTATCGACTACGCGAGTGGCAGAATTTCTTTACTGGCATCGATTGTTGCCGGAGCAGCCCGGTTCTCCACAGGCGATTCAGCTTCAGCGCGGGGAATGGATGCGTCGGCGCAGACTGACGAAGATCTACGCAAGCGTGTTAAGGCAGCGAAGCATGACAAAAAGCACAAAACTCATGGTGCTCATGACGTTGCAACACTTGGTGCCGATATCTCTCAAAGGAAAATCGACAAACTTCACAAGCAGCTGGGCGAACATGCTCCGGCCTACAAACCAAAAACTCATGCCCTCAAGAAAACACATCCGGCGCACCGCGAAACGGGATCACATGCAATTATCAGTTCCAAGTCCGCCCAGGCGGCCGGTCGTTGGGGTTATCCTGAGCCTGCTATTGATTTTGTCGGTATCGCTCAACGGAGAGCAAATGGCCCTTCTTCCTTTGTCGGCCCCGATAATCGGCGTTTGACAAACGCCGAAGTGGCCAGCTTCTACGATCAAGGCATAATTACACCAAGAGGACTCCCTGCTGCTGGGCAAGCGCAAACTGTCAGATTTGTGCCCGCTGGCATGTTTGCTCCGCCGGAACTGCAAGGAATAACGGTACCAAATACTGCAACAAGTCAGCTTTCAAAGGCCAAATTGCCCGAGCAAATACAGTCCAACCCCAATGGTGTGACGGCTTTTGTCGCCAATTGATTAATCTTTGGATATCAGCCGGGCAAACGTTTACGCTTCAAAGACTTGGTACAGATCTATCGCTCAATCAATACTGATGGATCGATTTCGGGATTAGTGACGGATGCTGTTGTCTTTCGCCCTCTCTAGTCTGGGCTCTTTTGCTGGAGCCGCCGAAGCTGGGGAACAACCAAGTACCGAGCCTGGCTTAAAATCTCAGATCAGCACTATGTCTGCGCTGCAACTTGCAACCCTGTCAAATCCCAATGGCCAATCGAGCTATTCAACCGCATTGCGTAACAGATTAACAAACGAACAGGCTTTTGTGCTTGAACAAATTGGTATGATTTTCACCAATGGGCAACCTACTTTGAACGCTGTTATTCTGGCACCGAATGGTACGGCCACTTCAGCGCAGGTCGCAGTGGCAAAACTGCCCACCTTGAATTCTATTGCTTTTATTTCACCTTCTAACGATCGAGAGGTCTCGAAGGAGCATCGTTTTTCAAATGCTGTAGTCAAAGAAGGAAAGCTTGCTCTCGCCATTTGTGGCGTGCGGCAACCGGATTACGATCTTTGTCCGATGTCCCTGCGTGATCCCGAGCCTCTGAAATGCAATTTGGATGGTAGGAGAAATTGACACCCGATTGATCGTAGGGTTAGTCATCAGTCATTGAGATTGACTGTGTTTGCGCCGAAATTGAAACTGATTGCACCTTTCTTTGCAGCGATGTTAGATTTTTTTGCGGAAAGACAAAGCCAGACAGTCCACAATCGGTCCATTCCTTAACGCGAGTTCATTGAATTTCTATTTGGCCATTCCGGCCAAGGAGAAAGCTAATGACATTCTCACAATTCGATCCTGCAGCACAAAATCGGGTGCCTTGGAACTTTGGAGTCAAAATTGGTCCTAAGCAACCGTTCAATCAGAAACAAATTTGGGCCATTCAATTCTTCCTTGATCTGGAGAAACGCATCCGAGATCGAGCACTCTTTGACGTGGCAATCGACAGTAAGCTCAGGGGCTGTGACCTGGTGGAGCTCAAGATCGGCGATCTCGTCAAAGGTCCTGAAATACGAAAGCGAGCCGCGATCACGCAGCGTAAGATGGGACGGCCAGTTCAGTTTGAAATTGCATTGGATGCACGCGGAAGCCTATTTGCTTGGTTGGAACTGAGAGGTGGATCAGTCGAGGACTATGTCTTTCCAAGCCGTGTCGGCCATTCAAGACATCTGAGTACTCGCCAATATGCAAGAATAGTTGATGAGTGGGTTGAAGCAATTGGTTTGCGACCTGAAGAATATGGATCACATTCGCTGCGTCGGACGAAAACCTCGATTGTCTTCAAGGCAACCGGAAACCTTAGAGCAATTTAGATCCTGCTTGGCCACTCCAAGCTAGAGAATACTGTTCGCTATCTAGGCGTCGATATCGAAGATGCGCTGACTCTCGCTGAGAAAACGGAGATTTGATTGATGCTAGACGCCTGTCGGGTTTCGACTGGCGTCCGCTTTTCTTAGGTGTGTGGAAGCGGACTGTTTACCACCGAGGTTATAAGTTGGTTCTGTTATGACCCTCGCGATTCATTTTAGGCCGATGGCAGCAGTCTTGCGCTTAAAAATTTTATCACCTCGATCAACTTTTTCTTGGTTTCACTATTGTCTTCGTCAACCAAATCTGCGGTCAAAACGGAGTGTGGGAATTTTAGCGGGCTGTTGGGCGCGCGATGTCGATCATCAACGACATGAGAATGAAACCTGCGATCACCAACCAGTTTTCGGATCGCTGCAAAACGGGCAGCTGTGCACAACGCATCACCCTGAAAACGTAATGCCATAATATCGATGTCTTTTTCGGCAAGAAGCGCGCGATCCCCCTCGCTCAATTGCAAGGCTCCATCTACCCTTCGGAACGGTATTGATGCCGGCAATGCTGGTTGAGAAGTGACCGGCGCCGTCACCCAGGGATCGAGCGCTAAAGTCAAAGAAAAATTCCCGGTCATACACATGCCGATTACGCCTACTCCCGATCCACCAATCTGATCATGAAGTTTCCGAGAAAGAGCTCGAAGCCACTGTGTTATGGGACCGGGGTCGTTCGTCGAGAAAAGGTGAATTTCACGG
This DNA window, taken from Parasphingorhabdus litoris DSM 22379, encodes the following:
- a CDS encoding TetR/AcrR family transcriptional regulator; the protein is MVARRFGREKRMAMILDSTAALIVEQGTADLSLEAIGEKAGVSKTLMYRYFGSLIVLLKALLDREYRHLRTKQLEAAESAGTYEDLVRKVTRAYLLYIEERGLIIDRLQAYPNIAKAQNPTHYNREPSVEYFAEVTAELFDIPRDVAVAATEISFGLPAAAGEFLVRSGMDRQMIEDITVSMILGSVNGLRGDMFGRHLKVKSPSYVLGASATKKDAGQ
- a CDS encoding dienelactone hydrolase family protein gives rise to the protein MQLDQARTDPFKHRMLFKHGAISHSVFVSGSGPGVILMHELPGMTPEFWRLANWLSEHFTVWAPDLFGKEETPTKPDRRKLLFRVCISREIHLFSTNDPGPITQWLRALSRKLHDQIGGSGVGVIGMCMTGNFSLTLALDPWVTAPVTSQPALPASIPFRRVDGALQLSEGDRALLAEKDIDIMALRFQGDALCTAARFAAIRKLVGDRRFHSHVVDDRHRAPNSPLKFPHSVLTADLVDEDNSETKKKLIEVIKFLSARLLPSA
- a CDS encoding DUF5818 domain-containing protein yields the protein MLDISGNVRKLIGKRVAVEVKRMGFNLINVDRIWCAGKLW
- a CDS encoding TonB-dependent receptor; its protein translation is MKIVNRAMLAGVSSVALCAAPSAAFAQDADNEETFDDNLIVVTASKRQATLQETPIAVSVTTAAQIEDAQVRDLIDLQTLTPSLRVSQTSLSSVTNFIIRGFGNGGANPGIEPSVGVFIDGVYRSRAAAQISDLPDLERVEVLSGPQSTLFGKNASAGIISIVTQEPQFEFGGVAELSYGNYDAVAAKASITGPLSDTLAFSLGGSYNRRDGYIEDIIINQDINNRNRWGVRGQLLFQPNPDVSFRLIADYDKIDEVCCGATNVVDGPTGAIVRAVGGQFIPNDGLSLQSTVNFAPTNKIENYGVSLQTDWSAGAIDMTGIGAYRRSDSFVNQDSDFTSLNSIGTNINTVDIQTYTGELRAASDFDGPLNFLVGGFLFHETIDQGAEFGNGEGFVLFANAATGGAYSALEPTLRALIPDIPEGSFGGVGQGRMLDYDYENTSFSIFGQLDFEITDGLTLTVGANYTEDKKQVVSNNISTDVFSGIDLVQAGFNAAIAQGATPAQASVLASDLDTNPFLALRGLQFNPPYLNFPNAVEDGRTDDKDLSYTFRLAYNASDNLSLYATYATGFKASSFNLSNDSRPFAADFVPGSPFQSPPPAASPIRDAGLAVPNLRTGSRFAGPEESELYEIGIKGRWDGFSFNLALFDQTLEGFQANVFTGTGFILGNADEQSVRGFELDASISPIPELTFTAGVTYLDSVFDSFPDGNALSPNFTVIPADLSGERPAGVPEWSVVVGGTYTVVIGDSTSLRFHTDYQMESNVALVNGLSNFKRAVENLNASVTLGLSNGLELSLWGRNLTDAAYLNAVSPAVGQPGSLVGFRNQPRTYGGLVRFRF